In the Qipengyuania gelatinilytica genome, TACCCAGGCTCGTCGCGCCGCGGGCCGGTCTGGCCGAAGCCGGTAATCGAGCAGTAGACCAGCGCCGGATTGGCCTTCGCCAGCGTCTCGTAATCGAGCCCGAACTTGGCGAGGCCGCCCGGCTTGAAATTCTCCAGCACGACGTCGGCGCCGCGCGCCAGCCCGGCAACGCGCTCAAGGTCGTCAGCATCGCGAAAGTCGGCCACGATACCGCGCTTTCCGCGGTTGCAGGCGTGGTAATAGGCGCTGGTCGTCTCGCCGCCATGCTCGACCCAGGGCGGGCCCCAGATGCGCGTATTGTCGCCTTCCGGACTTTCGACCTTGATCACGTCGGCACCCAGATCGGCGAGGATCTGGCCCGCCCATGGCCCGGCCAGCACGCGCGCCAGTTCGAGCACTTTCAGCCCGGCAAGCGGGGCATTCTCATTGCGCGGTTTGTCGAGCCAGTCGGCCATCGTCTCAGCCGAGAGCGACCTCGTACTTCGCAGTCGTGCTGACCGCGATATCCTCTTCGGTCACGCCCGGGGCCAGTTCGATCAGCTCGAAAGTGCTGTCGTGGTCCTTGCGGCGGAACACGCCGAGATTGGTGATAATCATGTCGACCACGTTCTGCCCGGTCAGAGGCAGGGTGCAGGCGGGGATGAACTTCGCGCTGCCGTCCTTGGCCGTGTGGTCCATCACCACGATGATCTTCTTTACGCCGGCGACGAGATCCATCGCGCCGCCCATGCCCTTGATCATCTTGCCCGGGATCATCCAGTTCGCGATGTCGCCGTTTTCAGCCACTTCCATCGCGCCCAGCACGGTCAGGTCGATATGCCCGCCGCGGATCATCGCGAAGCTCTGCGAGCTGTCGAAATAGGCGGAATGCGGGAGTTCGCTGATCGTCTGCTTGCCGGCATTGATCAGGTCGGCGTCTTCCTCGCCCTCATAGGGGAAGGGGCCGATGCCGAGCATGCCGTTCTCGCTCTGCAGCGTGACGTGCATGCCTTCGGGAATGTGGTTGGCGACAAGTGTCGGGATGCCGATGCCGAGATTGACGTAATAGCCGTCTTCCAGCTCCTGGGCCGCGCGGGCGGCCATCTGGTTGCGGTCCCAACCGGTGCGTGCTTGCGTGTCGGTCATCTCAATTGCCTTCGTTCATGATTGCGGGCGCATCGGCAGGTGCAGTTTCGGGCGACCAGCGGGTGCCTTCGGGGAAGACCTCTTCCACCGTGCCTTTCAGCGAATAGCCGTAGACGGGGTTGGGCAGGACGAACCAGCCATTCCCCCAAAGCTGCGCAAGCTCCCCGCGAGCAGCCAGTTCGCGGCGCTCGAGCGGGGTTCGCGTATCGTCGTTGAAGATGTCGGCGAAGTCACCGAGATTGTCGCCGGCGAGCGCGACCACACAGTAATGCTCTGCGATCAGGGCACGGCGGCCGTCCTTGTCGCCGCTGTTCACGCCGTCATCGCCGCGCAGGAAGAGCGTGTCGCGGTGGATCGCCTCGCCAAGTCCGGCGGCGGCAATCGCCCGCGCAGCGCCTTCGGGGCTGAATTCGCGGTTCGTGTTGAAAACGGGAGTGATACCCGCCTCGCGCAGGCGGCGGATGCCGGTCACGGCACCGGGAACCGGGCGGACGTAGCTCGCGCCGGTCTTTTCCCACTTCTCCCAGGTCTCCTTGGAGAAGCTGGCGCCGGTGGTGGTGGCCCAGTATTCATAGCCCTGGTTGAGGATCACCGTCTCGTCGACATCGAAGACTACGGCGAGCGGCTTCCAGCTGTCGCCCTTGGCGCAGCTTGCGGGCTCGGCAATCGCGCCGTCGATACCCATGGTGACCGACTGCGGTACACGGCGCTCGCGGCTGCGGGCGATCGCGTAATCGGCGATGTTCCGCCACGCCTGGATCGAGGCGCCGGCAGCTTCGCCAGAGCCATAGAGCCACTGCATGGTATCGGGTGCGTCCGCCGAGGCTACGGGTGCTTCTGCCGCTGGCACAGTCTGGCAGGCAGCCAGAGCCAGTGCGGCGCATGAAACCAGTCCGGCGCGCATCATGCCGTTGCCCTTTCGCGCGTCGTCACGAACTCGATCTTCTTGTCGTAGGGCGCGCCCACGATCATACGCTGGACGTAAACGCCGGGCAGGTGGATGCAGTCGGGATCGAGGCTGCCGGTGGGCACGATCTCTTCGACTTCGACCACGCAGACCTTGCCGCAGGTCGCGGCGGGCTGGTTGAAATTGCGCGCGGTCTTGCGGAACACGAGGTTGCCCGTCTCGTCCGCCTTCCACGCTTTCACGATGGCGAGATCGGCGAAGATGCCGCGTTCGAGGATGTAGTCTTCCTCCTGCCCGTCGCGATTCGGGAAGCTCTTCACTTCCTTACCCTCTGCCACCTGCGTGCCGACGCCGGTCTTGGTATAGAAGCCGGGGATGCCGGCCCCGCCAGCGCGCATGCGTTCTGCCAGCGTACCCTGCGGGCAGAACTCCACTTCGAGTTCGCCCGAAAGGAATTGCCGCTCGAATTCCTTATTCTCGCCGACATAGGAGGAGATCATCTTCTTCACCTGCTGCGTGCGCAGCAGCATGCCGATGCCTTCATTGTCGATCCCCGCATTGTTGCTGGCGAAAGTCAGGCCTTTCACGCCGCTTTCGCGGATCGCCTCGAGCAGTCTTTCGGGAATGCCGCAAAGGCCGAAGCCTCCGCTGGCGATAAGCATGTCGTCATGCAGGAGCCCTTCGAGGGCGGAAGCGGCATCAGGAAAGAGCTTGTTCATCGGACCTCCGTTACAAGCGTGGCTGCTAGCGCCGAGTTTATGATAAGTCACCCCCCGGACAAGGAGATGATCGATGCGCGCGATACCATTGCTGGCACTCTTGCCGATCCTTGCTGCCTGCGAGGCCGAACCGGCACCCCAGCCTGAGCCGCGCGAGCCTGATCCGGTAATCTTGAGGGCCGAAGTCGATCGCAGCGATCACTTGGCAGGCGCAGCTTCGCCTGGCGACTTCAAGGCGAACTTCGGCGAGCCATTCATCAAGTTCGAGAACCGTGGTTCGAAAATGGCCATCAGCCAGGCCTATTCCGGCGCGCGTTACCGCGTGGTCGATGTCGAACGGGCGAGGGACGGAGACGCCTATGTCTTTCGCGGCAGTGAGGGTGCCATCCCGGGCGAGGCGCCGTTCGTCCTGACGATCGAGCCCGGACCCTGCACGAGCGAATTTTCGGGAGAGAAGACCCGACATACCGCTTGGCTCGGGACCGCAGCGAATCCGCGTGCCATCCGTGCTTGTGCTGCACCAGCGAGATAAGCGCTTACTCTGGATTACGGAATTTCAATACCTTACAAGAGTCAGTTGCGCTTCGCTCAACAAACCTTGTTCTTTTCGCACTTGCACAATTTCCGTCTGACAAGCATATGTCGACCTGCCTTTCAGGCATCCTCTCCCAAGACTTTTCTAGCCCGGTGGTTCGTCCGCCGGGCTTTTTTCTTGCCCTGTGCGGTCTGCCGCTGGACCTCTCGGGCCGCTCCCTCATTGTAGTTTCTGAATGCGCCCCCAATTGGGAGCCAGCGAATTGAAGAACTACAAGGGAGCTTGCCCATATGGCCGATGCTGACACTGCGACGGCGGCAGACGAGAGAACGGTAAGGCTGCAGGTCGCGGCGGCACGCCAGGAAGAAAGTGGGCAGGGCATCGCCCGTATGCCGCGATCCGCTTTCCAGGCGCTCGGCATTACCGAAGGCGACACGGTCGAAATCACCGGCAAGCGCGCCACTGTGGCGATCGCCATGGCCGCCTACGACGAAGACCAGTCACTCGATGTGATCCGCCTCGACGGTCTCCAGCGCGGCAATGCCGAGGTCGGCTCTGGCGAGCATGTGCATGTGACGGCCGCCCAATCGCGCCCCGCAACCCGCGTCGTTTTCGCTCCTGCGCAGCGCGAGATGCGGCTGCAAGGTCCGGCGCAGGCGCTCAAACGCAACTTCTTCCGCAAGCCGCTGACCGCCGGCGACCTTGTTGCGACGACGGGCCAGCAACCGGTGCAGAACATGCCGCCCGAAGTGCGCCGCATGTTCAATTCGCCCGCCTATGCGCTGACGCAGATCCGCCTTTCCGTCGTTTCGACCACGCCCAAGGGCATCGTCCATATCGACGAGGATACCGAGGTCGAGCTGCGCGCCGAATTCGAAGCGCCGCGCGATGCTCGCGCCGTGGTCAATTACGACGATGTCGGCGGTATCGACGACACCATCCAGCAGCTTCGCGAGATGGTCGAGCTCCCGCTGCGCTACCCCGAACTGTTCACCCGTCTCGGGGTGGACCCGCCCAAGGGCGTCCTGCTGCATGGCCCGCCGGGTACTGGCAAGACACGCCTCGCGCAGGCTGTCGCGAATGAGAGCGACGCCAATTTCTTCACCATCAACGGACCCGAAATCATGGGTTCGGGATATGGCGAAAGCGAAAAGCGCCTGCGCGAAGTCTTCGAAGAGGCTACGAGGTCGGCGCCCGCGATTGTCTTCATCGACGAGATCGATTCCATCGCACCGAAACGCGACAAGGTGCCGGGTGAGGCGGAAAAGCGCCTTGTGGCGCAATTGCTCACGCTCATGGACGGGCTTGAGGCGCGCTCCAACCTCGTGGTCATCGCGGCGACCAATCGACCCGACGCCATCGACGAAGCCCTGCGCAGGCCGGGCCGTTTCGATCGCGAGATCGTCATCGGCGTTCCCGACGAGAAGGGTCGCCGTGAAATCCTCGGCATCCATACCCGCGGCATGCCGCTGGGCGACAAGGTCGACCTGACCGAACTGGCCAAGGCGACCTATGGTTTCGTCGGTGCCGATATTGCGGCTCTCGCACGCGAGGCGGCCATCGATGCCGTCCGCCGCATCATGCCCAAGATCGACCTCGACGAGCGGACGATCCCGCCCGAAGTGCTCGACGAGCTTTGCGTCACCCGCGAGGATTTCCTTTCCGCCCTGAAGCGTGTCCAGCCGAGCGCGATGCGCGAAGTCATGGTGCAGATGCCGAATGTCGGTTGGGACAATATCGGCGGCGTCGGCGATGCGATCGAAAAGCTGAAGGAGGGTATCGAGCTTCCGATGAAGAACCCCGATGCCTTCCACCGGCTTGGGATCAGGGCGGCCAAGGGATTCCTGCTCTATGGCCCTCCCGGCACCGGCAAGACGTTGCTGGCCAAGGCCGTTGCCAAGGAAGCGAAGGCCAATTTCATTTCGATGAAGAGCTCCGACCTCCTGTCGAAATGGTATGGTGAAAGCGAGCAGCAGATCGCGCGCATGTTCAAGCGCGCTCGCGCAGTCGCACCTTGCGTCATCTTCATCGACGAGATCGACAGCCTCGTCCCGGCGCGCGGCAGCGGGCAGGGCGAACCACAGGTGACCGGACGAGTCGTGAACACGATCCTGGCCGAAATGGACGGTCTCGAAGAATTGCAATCGGTCGTCGTGATCGGAGCGACCAACCGTCCCACGCTGGTCGACCCCGCCTTGCTGCGGCCGGGCCGGTTCGATGAACTGGTCTATGTCGGTACGCCCGACGAGCCCGGGCGCGAGCAGATCCTCGGCATTCACACGAAGAACATGCCTCTGGCAGAGGATGTCAGTCTCGCCGCGGTGGCGAGCGAGACCGCCCGGTTCACCGGTGCGGACCTCGAGGATGTGGTGCGCCGGGCCGGCCTCAACGCGCTACAGCGTGCAGGCGGCGACGTGCAGGAAGTAACCGCCGCCGACTTCACCGAAGCGCTCAAGGACAGCCGTGCGACGGTGACCAGCAAGATGGAAGCCGAATACAAGAAGATGCGCGGTGAGCTGAAGAAGCGCGCCGCCGAGGTTCATCCGATCGGCTTCATTCACGAAGGCATGGTGGAATCGACCCGCGACGCAAAGCACGGGTCAGAGAAAGCCTAACCGCCCGACGCCCGCTGGTTCGCCGCCTCCACTTCGAGGCGGTGGCGGATCAGCGCGTCGGGCTGGCTCTGGCGCAGCCACGCCAGCATGTGTTCGCGAACATCGCAGCGCAGGGTGAACAGGTCGCCGATGGTTTCCGAACTCATCGATAGGCGCAGCTCGATACTCTCGGGATAGGCTTCGGTCATCAACAGCGCGAGATTGCGGCCGTCCCAAAGCGAATGGGCTTTCACGAACCGCTCGAATTCTTCGCGGATCGGTTCGATCTCGGCGATCGGATCGAGATGCAGCATGACCGGACCGGTCAATTTTTCGCTGACCCGCGACCAGTTCTCGAAGCTTTGATCCAGAAAACGGCTGGTGGGCACGACCAATACGCGCTCGTCCCAGGTGCGCACGGTGACGAAGCTCATGCGCACTTCCTCGACCCGTCCCGCCTGGCCATCGACCTTGACGAGGTCGCCGATCCGCAGGGGCTGGGTCAGCGCCATCTGGAGCCCGGCGATCAACGACTTGAGCGCAGGCTGCGCGGCTGCACCGACCGCAAGGGCGGCAAGACCGGCCGAAGCCAGCATCGTGGTCCCGACATCGCGCACACCGGGAATATTGAACATGATCAGCGAAATCGTGATGATGATGATCGCCACGCGGGCCGTGCGCGACAGGATCGCGATCCGGGTGCGATAGCCGCGGGTTGAAACTTCCTCGCCTGTGACTTCGAGCTGGCGTTCGTAGCCAACAGCAAGGCCTTTGACCAAGGCAAAGGCGACCCAGCCCAGTGCTGCGGGAATCAGGAAATCGGCCAGCCTATCCCAGCCACTGCCTACCAGCGCATCGTATTCCGCCGCGATGGAGACCGCAAAGGCGAACAGCGCCCAGCGAACCGGCTTGCGCACCTTCTCGACGACGACATCGTCCAGCTGGCTGCTCGATGTGCGTACCAGGCGGCGCAGAACCGCGAAGGCCACCCAGTGGAACAGGAACACCACGACAAGTGCCGCGCCGAGCGTGATCAGCGTGTGGATCAGGCCGTCATAGGAGATGGGCCAATTGCGCGGGTCGTAGCGGTCCAGCATGCGACCGCTTGTCTATGAAGCCGCAGCGGTGGTGGCAAGGCTCGCAGGGTCGCTTTCCGGAAGCGTGATGGTCACCACCAGTCCATCGCCTGTGAAGTCGCGCTTCACGCTGCCGCCGAACTGGCGGGCGGCGCTTTCCATCAGGAGGCTGCCGAAGCCCTTGCGTTCCGGTTCCTCGTCGAGATTTACACCGCTCTCGCGCCAGACGAGGGTGACGACGTCATTGGCACGGGTCCAGCTGACGTCGATCGTGCCGCCGGTCGCCCATGCTCCATATTTCACCGCATTGGTGGTGAGTTCGTGGAGTACTAGGCCAAGCGGCGTTATCCGTTTGGCCGGCAGCAGCACTTCGGGACCATCGATGGTCGCGGTCTGCTTGGAGGAGCGGTAAGGCGCCAGCGACGTATCGACCAGGGCCTCGAGCGAGGCCAGCTCGCGGTCGAGTTCGCCCTGGCTGACCTCATGCGCGGTGAGCAGGGCGCGAATACGCTGGGCGATGGCATCGGTTACGGGCTTGGCTTCGGGCTTGTCGCGCGCACTCATCTGCACGATCGCCAGCACTACGGCGAAGAGGTTCTTCACCCGGTGATTGAGTTCGCGGGCAAGCAGGTCGGCGCGGTCGCGAGCTTCGCCAAGGGCACCCGCCTGGGCTGCTTCCACCTCGGCTTTCGCAGCGCGGGTTACAAGTCGCGAGCCCAGGAAAATCGCTACCAGCAGCAGGATGATGAGGCCGCCGAGAAGCGGCAGGACCCGGCCTTCGATACGCGCCGTCTCCTCCGCCTGCTGGGAAAGGATCCGCCGCTCGATCTCTTCCATTTCCGCCAGCGCACGGCGCAGGCGTTCCATCGTTTCCTGCCCCTCGTCGGTCAGGATTGCGCGCCGCGCGTCCAGCAGGCGTCCGTCCTCGAGCAGGATGACCGAGCTTTCCAGCTCGTCGAACTTGGCGCGGGACAGCGCGTCGATCTCGTCGAGCAGCTCTTCCTGTCGTGTCGTTGCGTTGTCGCCGAGCAGTTCGCGCATACGGCGCAGGGCCGGGTCGATCTGCTCCTCGCCTTCCTGGTATGGCCGAAGGTAGCGGCGATCAAGAGTGATCAGATATCCGCGCTGGCCTGTTTCGCCATTGAGCGCAGCGGTGTGCACACGCTGCAATTCCTCGAGGATATCGGAGGTTAGCTGCGCCTGCTCACGCTCGGCACGTTCCGCCTCCACAGTCTGGTAGACCAGGTAGATCAGCCCCAGCATCGCGCCGCCGATCAGCAGCAACAGCACCGCATTGGGCCAGCGCATGGGCAGGCGGAGGCGATTCAGGACCATCTTAATGCGCTGCTCCCCAGCTCTTGCCCGTGCCGATTTCCACGCCGAGCGGGACCGAGAGTTCGACGGCTGGCATCGCGGCGCCGGCCATTACACGCTCGATCACTTCCGATGCCTTCGCGACGTCGCCCTCGGGCAATTCAAACACAAGTTCGTCGTGCACCTGCAGCAGCATGCGGACCTTGTCGAGACCTGCCTCGCGCAGCGCCGGGACCATGCGCACCATGGCGCGCTTGATGATATCGGCGCTGGTGCCCTGGATCGGCGCGTTTATCGCCGCACGTTCGCTGCCCTGCCGCTCGGCCTGATTCTTCGAGTTGATCCGCGGGAACCACGTCTTGCGGCCGAAGAGCGTTTCCGAATAGCCCTTCTCGCGCACGCTCTCGAGCGTGTGGAGGATGTACTTCTGGATGCCCGGGAAACGCTTGAAATAGGTGTCGATCATCTCCTGCGCTTCGTCGGGTTCGACGCCGAGGCGACCGGCAAGGCCCCAGCGCGAGATGCCGTAGAGGATGGCGAAATTGATCGTCTTGGCGCGGGCGCGGGTATCGCGATTGACCTCGCCGAACATCTCGGTCGCCGTGCGTGAATGAATGTCCTCGCCATGCTCGAACGCCTCCTTGAGCGGGGCGACATCGGCCATGTGCGCAGCCAGCCGCAGCTCGATCTGCGAATAGTCGGCGGCCAGCAGAACGTTGCGTTCCTCGGCCACGAAGGCATCGCGGATCTGGCGGCCGATCTCGGTCCGGATCGGGATGTTCTGCAGGTTCGGGTCGGTCGAGGACAAGCGCCCGGTCTGCGCACCGACCAGGCTGTAGCTGGTATGCACGCGTCCCGTCTTGGGGTTGATCGCTTCCTGTAGCGCATCGGTGTAAGTCGACTTGAGCTTGGCCAGCTGGCGCCATTCGAGCACCTTGTCGGCAATCTCCGCGCCGTCGCCGGAAAGCCGCTCGAGAACCGACTGGTCGGTCGAATACTGGCCGCTCTTGCCCTTCTTGCCGCCCTTGTATCCCATCTTGTCGAACAGGATCTCGCCGAGCTGTTTCGGGCTGCCGACGGTGAATTCCTGACCGGCGATTTCGTGGATTTCCTTTTCCAGCCGCGAAGTCTCGGTGGCGAATTCCTCCGACAGTTTTGCAAGCCGCGTGCGATCGACCTTGATGCCCTCGCGCTCCATGCCCGCAACGACGGGGACGAGCGGACGATCGACACGCTGGTAGATCTTAGTGCCGCCCTCGATCGCGAGGCGTGGCTTGAGATGGGCGTGGAGGCGCCAGGTCACGTCGGCATCCTCGGCGGCATATTCGGTTGCCTTGTCGAGCGTGACTTCGCCGAAGGGGATGGCCTTCTTGCCGGTGCCGCAGACTTCTTTGTAGCTCAGGCACACATGGCCGAGATGGCGCTGCGCCAGTTCGTCCATTCCGTGTCCGCCGCCGATCCCTGCCTCACCGCGCCCTGCGTCGAGTGCGAAGCTGATGATCATCGTGTCGTCGATCGGTGCAACGGCGATCCCTTCGCCGGAAAGCACGTTGAGATCGTATTTGCCGTTCTGGAAAACCTTGAGGACCGCCTCGTCCTCGAGCAGCGGTTTCAGCGCAGCGAGCGCTTCGGCCTTGTCCACCTGTTCCGGCTTTTCGGCAAACATGTCGCTGCCGCCATGGGCGAGCGGGATGTAGCAAGCATCGTTGGGGCCCAGCGCGAGGCTTACCCCGACGAGGCGAGCCTTGATGGAATCGAGGCTGTCGGTCTCTGTATCGACCGCGACGAGGCGCGCCGCCTGTGCTCGTTCGACCCACTCCGTCAGCCGGTCCATCGACTGGACGCATTCATATTTTGCGCGGTCGATCGCAGGCATCTCTGGAAGCGGCTGGCTGTTGCCTTCGCTGCTTGCCTCGGCACTCTTGGTTTCCTGTTTCGCAGGATTGAGATCGTTGGCCCGCGTGGGGCTGCCCGTGCCCGCATCAAGACGTCGGCGCAGGCTGGTGAAGCCGTGCTTTTCTAGGAACGCGGCAAGGGGCTCGCTCGGCACGCCGTCGAGCTTCATGTCCTCGAGCGGGACGGGAAGCCCGCAATCCTCTTTCAGCGTTACGAGGATGCGGCTCAGCTCGGCATCTGCGCGATGCTCGATCAGCCGTTCCTTCAGCTTGCTCTTCTTCATGTCCTCGGCGGCATCGAGCGCGGAGGTGAGGTCGCCATGCTCTGCTATCAGCTTGCTGGCGGTCTTGGGGCCGACCCCGAAGATGCCCGGGATGTTGTCGACCGAATCGCCCATCAGCGCGAGCACGTCGCCGACCTTCTCGGGCCGGACACCGAATTTCTCTTCGACTTCCTCGATATAGATGCGCGCATTCTTCATCGTGTCGAGCATATCGATACGCGCGCCGTTCTCTTCGCCAACGAGCTGCATCAGGTCCTTGTCGGAGGACACGATCGTCACATCCCAGCCTTCCGCCTGTGCCGCGCGGGCATAAGAGGCGATCATGTCGTCCGCTTCGACATCCGGCTCTTCGATGCAGGGCAGGCTGAAGGCGCGCGTAGCATCGCGGATGAGGGGGAACTGCGGCACGAGGTCCTCGGGCGGATCGGGGCGATTCGCCTTGTACTGGTCGTAGATTTCGTTGCGGAACGACTTGCTCGACTTGTCGAGTACCACGGCCAGATGGGTCGGACCGTCGGCCTTGTCGAGATCGTCGGCCAGCTTCCACAGCATGGTGGTGTACCCGTAAACCGCGCCGACCGGTGTGCCTTCCGGATCGGTCAGCGGCGGCAGGCGGTGGTACGCCCTGAAAATATAGGCGGAGCCATCGACGAGGTAGAGGTGCTTCTTATCGGCCATCGCCAGTGGGGTTAGCAGCGAGTCGCGGCCTTGGGGAGCAGAAAGGGCTCTAAATTTGTTGGGCTGAAAAATGGCGGAATTGCGGCGAAATGAGGCAAGATAATGGCAAAATGTCGCGAATTCGCTTGCTAGGCCACAATCCCGCCACTATTTAGACACTGTAAGGCCCAATTGTCGGACCTTGCGCGGGGGGACAGCCAGACTTTCCCTTCGCATCAAGAACTCGCTGTTTAAGGATTATCATTATGCGCAAGATCGCACTCGTCGCCGCCGCTTCGGCAGCCGCTCTCTCGCTCGCCGCTTGCTCGGAATCGACCGGCGACGCTGCTGAAGCAACCGCTGAAGAAGCTATGGCTGACGCTGAAACCAACATGGACGAAGCTGCTGCTGAAGTCGAAGCTGCTGGTGACGAAGTCTCGGCTGAAGCTGACGATGCTGCTGCTGAAGTTGAAGCTTCGGTCCAGGGCGAAACCGAAGCAGAAGCACAGGCTGACTAATTCAGCTAGCTTCGCAACGGTCTACCGTTTCGAAAAAGCAAAGGGCGGCACCGCGAGGTGCCGCCCTTTTCCTTTGCCTGCCGCCGATGTGCGACCCGGGAGAAATTCTTAGCCGCCGTAGTCGGCGTCGGCCCATACTCGGCGATTGTCCTCGGGCCGCGTGAAGCCGCGATAGAGCGCTTCGGTGATCGTCGAAATCCGCGCATCGCGCATCTGGCGAGCCTCGAGCTTGCGTCCGCGATTGCCGTTCTCGACGGCCATCGAGGGGCTCTGGCCCGTGACATAGATTGCCACGGCGATGGCCCGGCCATCGGGCGTATGGAAAATGCCGATGTCGCTGGCAGTCCGGCTGAGGGTCCCGGTCTTGTGCGCCAGGCCCGCACTGACGGGCAGTGCCGAGCGCATGCGCTTCTTGCCGGTGGTGGTGGCGCGCATGGCGTCCATGATCACGGCGCGCGAGGACGCGCTGAGCCACTTGCCCTGGTAGATGCCGGCGAGCAGCTTGCCCATGGCGCGGGGCGTTGCGCTGTCCCTTGTGTCGACGCTGGATGCGGGGTCGACACGTCCGTCTTCGCGGATCAGGGTCGCGATATCGCGCGTGAGCGTGAAGTCTTCGATCCCGGCATCACGCATCCATTTATTGACGACGGCCGGTCCGCCAACTGCATTGAGGATCGCATCGGTGCAGGCATTGCAGCTTTTGCTGATCATCAGGTCGATATGTTCGCGAGCGGTCAGATAGGCCCCGCCGCGACGCGGGAGGCGCCATTCGCTGGTCAGCGTCCATTTTCCTGCATCGACACCGGCCAGGTAAACCGCCGCAATCGCGACCTTGCTGGTGCTGGCCATCGGAAAACGCTGGTCGGCCAGGACGTCGATTTCGAGACCGCTGGTGAGATCGAGCGCATAAACGCCGATGCGGCCGCGCGAACCCTCGGCGAGCTGCGCGATGCGCTCTTCGAGTTCGTTGTCGTAAACCGCATCGAAATCCTGCGGGGCACGCATCTCGGTGCCAAGAAGGCTGTCGAATTGCGACTGGTATGTCGACTGCTGCGCCTGTGCATGGGCCGCGCCCGGCAGGCCAAGCGCCATGGCGCCTGCTGCAAGCAATGTTCCGATCGACTTCATCCGCATGCCCCTCACATACCAAATTCATGGTTGTTCAAACATTAACGCGATTGCGGAATCATGCGCAAGCGCGGACGCGACAAATTGTGTCTCGCCCGCGCCCGATGCTTTTAGCGCAATGAAATTTCTTAAGGGCTGTCAGGCCGAAGCAATCACCTTTTCGATCTGCGATGTAGTCTCGCCGGTCACGGTCTTGTCGATTTCGCCAACCAGACGCTTTTCGAGCTCCGAATGGTAGTGGCGGCGCATCTCGCCGAGTGTCTTGGGATCGGCGATCACCAGCACATCGGTAATTTCGCCCGCAATCGCCTTGGCGTTGAGCCATTCGGCGGCCGCCGCGCCATGGGCCAGTTCGTTCAAATCGGTGGATCCGTGCCGCTGACCGATATCGTCCTGGTGCTTCACTCCGGCACTGAAATTGGTGGCGGTGAGATCGGGCTTCTGCGCGCCGCCGAGCTTGGGCTCGAAGGGCTGGCCGCTGTTCTGCATAACGGTGAAATGCTCGCCATCGACGATGGCAACGTGGGCCTTGTGCGGCAGCTTCATGAAGGGTCTCCTTGTTCTATTCCGTGTTCTTGCAAGACCAACGTTCGAAGCGCCCGAGAGGTCCGGCTCTTGCTCGCGCGGAAAGCCTCGGGCAGGGTGTTTCCATGGGAGAGAGCGACGGCGCGAG is a window encoding:
- a CDS encoding CoA transferase subunit B gives rise to the protein MTDTQARTGWDRNQMAARAAQELEDGYYVNLGIGIPTLVANHIPEGMHVTLQSENGMLGIGPFPYEGEEDADLINAGKQTISELPHSAYFDSSQSFAMIRGGHIDLTVLGAMEVAENGDIANWMIPGKMIKGMGGAMDLVAGVKKIIVVMDHTAKDGSAKFIPACTLPLTGQNVVDMIITNLGVFRRKDHDSTFELIELAPGVTEEDIAVSTTAKYEVALG
- a CDS encoding 5'-nucleotidase, lipoprotein e(P4) family; this translates as MMRAGLVSCAALALAACQTVPAAEAPVASADAPDTMQWLYGSGEAAGASIQAWRNIADYAIARSRERRVPQSVTMGIDGAIAEPASCAKGDSWKPLAVVFDVDETVILNQGYEYWATTTGASFSKETWEKWEKTGASYVRPVPGAVTGIRRLREAGITPVFNTNREFSPEGAARAIAAAGLGEAIHRDTLFLRGDDGVNSGDKDGRRALIAEHYCVVALAGDNLGDFADIFNDDTRTPLERRELAARGELAQLWGNGWFVLPNPVYGYSLKGTVEEVFPEGTRWSPETAPADAPAIMNEGN
- a CDS encoding CoA transferase subunit A, producing MNKLFPDAASALEGLLHDDMLIASGGFGLCGIPERLLEAIRESGVKGLTFASNNAGIDNEGIGMLLRTQQVKKMISSYVGENKEFERQFLSGELEVEFCPQGTLAERMRAGGAGIPGFYTKTGVGTQVAEGKEVKSFPNRDGQEEDYILERGIFADLAIVKAWKADETGNLVFRKTARNFNQPAATCGKVCVVEVEEIVPTGSLDPDCIHLPGVYVQRMIVGAPYDKKIEFVTTRERATA
- a CDS encoding CDC48 family AAA ATPase, with the protein product MADADTATAADERTVRLQVAAARQEESGQGIARMPRSAFQALGITEGDTVEITGKRATVAIAMAAYDEDQSLDVIRLDGLQRGNAEVGSGEHVHVTAAQSRPATRVVFAPAQREMRLQGPAQALKRNFFRKPLTAGDLVATTGQQPVQNMPPEVRRMFNSPAYALTQIRLSVVSTTPKGIVHIDEDTEVELRAEFEAPRDARAVVNYDDVGGIDDTIQQLREMVELPLRYPELFTRLGVDPPKGVLLHGPPGTGKTRLAQAVANESDANFFTINGPEIMGSGYGESEKRLREVFEEATRSAPAIVFIDEIDSIAPKRDKVPGEAEKRLVAQLLTLMDGLEARSNLVVIAATNRPDAIDEALRRPGRFDREIVIGVPDEKGRREILGIHTRGMPLGDKVDLTELAKATYGFVGADIAALAREAAIDAVRRIMPKIDLDERTIPPEVLDELCVTREDFLSALKRVQPSAMREVMVQMPNVGWDNIGGVGDAIEKLKEGIELPMKNPDAFHRLGIRAAKGFLLYGPPGTGKTLLAKAVAKEAKANFISMKSSDLLSKWYGESEQQIARMFKRARAVAPCVIFIDEIDSLVPARGSGQGEPQVTGRVVNTILAEMDGLEELQSVVVIGATNRPTLVDPALLRPGRFDELVYVGTPDEPGREQILGIHTKNMPLAEDVSLAAVASETARFTGADLEDVVRRAGLNALQRAGGDVQEVTAADFTEALKDSRATVTSKMEAEYKKMRGELKKRAAEVHPIGFIHEGMVESTRDAKHGSEKA
- a CDS encoding mechanosensitive ion channel family protein; this encodes MLDRYDPRNWPISYDGLIHTLITLGAALVVVFLFHWVAFAVLRRLVRTSSSQLDDVVVEKVRKPVRWALFAFAVSIAAEYDALVGSGWDRLADFLIPAALGWVAFALVKGLAVGYERQLEVTGEEVSTRGYRTRIAILSRTARVAIIIITISLIMFNIPGVRDVGTTMLASAGLAALAVGAAAQPALKSLIAGLQMALTQPLRIGDLVKVDGQAGRVEEVRMSFVTVRTWDERVLVVPTSRFLDQSFENWSRVSEKLTGPVMLHLDPIAEIEPIREEFERFVKAHSLWDGRNLALLMTEAYPESIELRLSMSSETIGDLFTLRCDVREHMLAWLRQSQPDALIRHRLEVEAANQRASGG
- a CDS encoding sensor histidine kinase, coding for MVLNRLRLPMRWPNAVLLLLIGGAMLGLIYLVYQTVEAERAEREQAQLTSDILEELQRVHTAALNGETGQRGYLITLDRRYLRPYQEGEEQIDPALRRMRELLGDNATTRQEELLDEIDALSRAKFDELESSVILLEDGRLLDARRAILTDEGQETMERLRRALAEMEEIERRILSQQAEETARIEGRVLPLLGGLIILLLVAIFLGSRLVTRAAKAEVEAAQAGALGEARDRADLLARELNHRVKNLFAVVLAIVQMSARDKPEAKPVTDAIAQRIRALLTAHEVSQGELDRELASLEALVDTSLAPYRSSKQTATIDGPEVLLPAKRITPLGLVLHELTTNAVKYGAWATGGTIDVSWTRANDVVTLVWRESGVNLDEEPERKGFGSLLMESAARQFGGSVKRDFTGDGLVVTITLPESDPASLATTAAAS